A window from Cydia strobilella chromosome 9, ilCydStro3.1, whole genome shotgun sequence encodes these proteins:
- the LOC134744384 gene encoding vacuolar protein sorting-associated protein 18 homolog isoform X2, whose amino-acid sequence MTSIIDQMEQHSQVSTRFPGPEPMTSSGYINMQLEDNTPMFSKQKMKFNPTDSITHVAVASDYLVLAMANGKLFRMDLKRPDQNEELQYSKFVQPNTRLTGIFLDPLGYHLLLAFAARNKDGNPELVYLHRRSSKLKSVTKSRNYEVTEVCWNNENTSEVTTGPILLGTSQGHILETELEADSDKMFTANQQYWRQLPNYLPLYGGKEIDGLIFDIVDKDSNPPITGIQFHRVNNTSKFFVFITTPTKLYQFIGYAVTTDGKLSLQSIFHKYLTIPETGIQEIPSSLKYSKLQFYFDHNNVPKTFAWLTGPGIFYGQLDPSSQQNSNSLFTQAGLINYPDDKDKDDKDRAPLSFVLTEFHALLMYPDRVKAVSLLNHELVHEDIYSEAHGKLKSIVKDFRKRTIWAVTDKTLFRYKIVREERDVWKIYSDKEQFDLAKEYCFNNPAYIDIINVKQAELLFAKADYDKSAEIFADTQSSFETVCLKFLEADQTNALKIYLNRRLESLNEDDKTLISMIVIWITELYLSQLGVLRRTGQEDTQKYHQLQSDFEVFLVQPRVQKCMQHVKKVIYDLMSSHGDKQNLIKLTILNEDYENVIAQNIYKKSYAEALSTLSTLKKPDLFYQFAPVLMEEEPRLTVNTLIAQGTRLNYLKLLPAFLSCENDEAHVGEIMRYLEFIMQNFNVKDTAIHNYLLTLYAEHDKVALMRYLERQGQDAVLVNYDVHYALRLCRERELPEACVKLSALLGLWEAAVELALQVDLALAKSVAARPPEPATQRALWLTIAEHVITKNQDLREAMSFLTECPLLKIEDLLPFFSDVVTIDHFRDPICQSLQEYNCQIKELKAEMDEATQAAESVRADIKSFRNRSVCVSVSETCCLCEIALLLRPFYLFPCGHKFHSDCTRAQAIDILSPVRRNKLADLQRQLNVLSKIELSTITSSGLPLREVLRNEIDDIVANECIFCGEHMINCIDKPFIAEEDWDRVMKEWE is encoded by the exons ATGACTTCGATAATTGATCAAATGGAGCAGCACTCCCAAGTTTCGACGAGGTTCCCGGGGCCGGAGCCTATGACGTCCTCGGGCTACATCAACATGCAGCTCGAAGACAACACGCCCATGTTCTCAAAGCAGAAGATGAAATTCAACCCTACTGACTCTATCACTCATGTAGCGGTGGCGAGCGACTATTTGGTGCTAGCCATGGCCAATGGGAAACTGTTTCGAATGGATTTGAAAAGGCCTGATCAAAATGAGG AACTCCAATATTCAAAGTTTGTCCAACCAAACACTCGGCTGACAGGAATATTCCTCGACCCACTAGGCTACCACCTGCTCCTGGCCTTTGCCGCCAGAAACAAAGATGGTAACCCTGAACTCGTCTATTTACACCGAAGAAGCTCCAAACTCAAATCTGTCACAAAATCTAGGAACTATGAAGTGACAGAAGTTTGCTGGAATAATGAAAATACTTCTGAGGTTACAACGGGTCCCATTTTGCTTGGGACATCACAGGGACACATTTTGGAGACTGAGTTAGAAGCGGATAGTGATAAAATGTTTACGGCAAACCAGCAATATTGGCGACAG CTGCCTAATTACCTCCCGCTGTATGGAGGGAAGGAGATAGATGGTTTG ATATTCGACATAGTGGACAAGGACTCCAACCCCCCAATCACGGGCATTCAGTTCCACCGCGTGAACAACACCAGCAAGTTCTTCGTGTTCATCACGACCCCGACCAAGCTGTACCAGTTCATCG GATACGCTGTCACTACGGACGGAAAGCTGTCGCTACAGTCAATATTCCACAA GTACTTGACGATCCCGGAGACGGGTATTCAGGAGATACCTTCGAGCCTCAAGTACTCCAAACTGCAGTTCTACTTCGACCACAACAACGTGCCCAAGACCTTCGCCTGGCTCACGGGCCCTGGGATATTCTACGGACAG TTGGACCCGTCATCGCAGCAGAACTCCAACTCCCTGTTCACCCAGGCAGGCCTCATCAACTACCCCGACGACAAAGACAAGGACGACAAAGACAGAGCACCCCTCTCTTTCGTACTCACAGAGTTCCACGCCCTCCTCATGTACCCGGACCGCGTCAAGGCAGTATCGCTTCTCAACCACGAACTCGTCCACGAAGACATTTATTCCGAGGCCCATGGAAAATTAAAAAGCATAGTCAAAGATTTCAGAAAGAGAACCATCTGGGCCGTCACAGATAAAACTCTATTTAGATATAAAATTGTTAGAGAAGAACGAGATGTATGGAAAATCTATTCGGATAAAGAACAGTTTGATTTAGCGAAGGAATACTGCTTTAATAACCCAGCGTATATAGATATTATTAATGTCAAACAAGCCGAGTTGCTGTTCGCTAAAGCGGACTATGACAAAAGCGCAGAAATATTTGCAGACACGCAAAGCAGCTTCGAAACTGTATGCCTTAAGTTTCTAGAAGCAGATCAGACGAATGCCTTAAAAATATACCTGAACAGGCGATTAGAATCTCTAAATGAAGACGATAAGACTCTAATTTCAATGATAGTCATCTGGATTACAGAATTATATCTATCTCAGTTAGGTGTGCTAAGACGAACAGGGCAAGAAGATACTCAAAAGTATCATCAACTGCAAAGCGATTTTGAAGTGTTTTTAGTGCAGCCTAGAGTACAAAAGTGCATGCAACATGTCAAAAAGGTTATATACGATCTTATGTCTTCCCACGGCGATAAGCAGAACTTAATCAAACTAACAATTTTAAATGAAGACTACGAAAACGTTATAGCGCAAAATATTTACAAGAAATCTTACGCAGAAGCATTAAGCACACTCTCAACTTTAAAGAAGCCCGATTTATTTTACCAGTTTGCTCCCGTTTTGATGGAAGAGGAGCCTAGATTGACAGTGAATACTCTAATCGCGCAAGGCACAAGACTGAATTACCTCAAACTACTCCCAGCTTTTCTGTCCTGTGAGAACGATGAAGCTCACGTGGGTGAAATCATGAGGTACTTGGAGTTCATAATGCAGAACTTCAACGTGAAAGACACGGCCATCCACAATTATCTGTTGACATTGTACGCGGAACATGACAAGGTCGCGCTCATGAGGTATTTGGAGAGGCAGGGACAAGATGCCGTGTTGGTGAATTATGATGTCCATTATGCTTTGAG ATTATGCCGCGAGAGAGAACTCCCCGAAGCTTGCGTCAAGCTATCCGCCTTATTAGGACTCTGGGAGGCGGCCGTGGAACTCGCTTTACAAGTGGACCTGGCGCTAGCCAAGTCCGTGGCCGCGCGGCCTCCCGAGCCCGCCACACAACGTGCCCTGTGGCTGACTATCG CGGAACACGTAATCACCAAGAACCAAGACCTTCGGGAAGCCATGAGCTTCCTCACAGAGTGTCCGCTCTTGAAGATAGAGGACCTACTTCCCTTCTTCAGCGACGTGGTCACTATCGACCACTTCCGCGACCCCATCTGCCAGTCGCTTCAG GAATACAACTGTCAAATAAAGGAATTGAAAGCAGAAATGGACGAAGCCACCCAAGCCGCTGAATCC GTTCGCGCGGACATAAAGTCGTTCCGCAACCGCAGCGTGTGCGTGTCGGTGTCGGAGACGTGCTGCCTCTGCGAGATCGCGCTGCTGCTGCGGCCCTTCTACCTGTTCCCGTGCGGGCACAAGTTCCACAGCGACTGCACAAGGGCCCAGGCCATAGACATACTGA GCCCAGTCCGCCGCAACAAGCTAGCCGACCTCCAGCGTCAACTAAACGTCCTCtcaaagatagaactgtctACTATAACCAGCAGCGGGTTACCGCTGAGAGAAGTACTGAGGAACGAGATCGATGACATAGTGGCCAATGAGTGCATCTTCTGTGGCGAGCATATGATCAACTGTATAGACAAGCCGTTTATTGCTGAAGAGGACTGGGACCGAGTTATGAAGGAATGGGAATAG
- the LOC134744384 gene encoding vacuolar protein sorting-associated protein 18 homolog isoform X1, which yields MTSIIDQMEQHSQVSTRFPGPEPMTSSGYINMQLEDNTPMFSKQKMKFNPTDSITHVAVASDYLVLAMANGKLFRMDLKRPDQNEELQYSKFVQPNTRLTGIFLDPLGYHLLLAFAARNKDGNPELVYLHRRSSKLKSVTKSRNYEVTEVCWNNENTSEVTTGPILLGTSQGHILETELEADSDKMFTANQQYWRQLPNYLPLYGGKEIDGLIFDIVDKDSNPPITGIQFHRVNNTSKFFVFITTPTKLYQFIGFAVTTDGKLSLQSIFHKYLTIPETGIQEIPSSLKYSKLQFYFDHNNVPKTFAWLTGPGIFYGQLDPSSQQNSNSLFTQAGLINYPDDKDKDDKDRAPLSFVLTEFHALLMYPDRVKAVSLLNHELVHEDIYSEAHGKLKSIVKDFRKRTIWAVTDKTLFRYKIVREERDVWKIYSDKEQFDLAKEYCFNNPAYIDIINVKQAELLFAKADYDKSAEIFADTQSSFETVCLKFLEADQTNALKIYLNRRLESLNEDDKTLISMIVIWITELYLSQLGVLRRTGQEDTQKYHQLQSDFEVFLVQPRVQKCMQHVKKVIYDLMSSHGDKQNLIKLTILNEDYENVIAQNIYKKSYAEALSTLSTLKKPDLFYQFAPVLMEEEPRLTVNTLIAQGTRLNYLKLLPAFLSCENDEAHVGEIMRYLEFIMQNFNVKDTAIHNYLLTLYAEHDKVALMRYLERQGQDAVLVNYDVHYALRLCRERELPEACVKLSALLGLWEAAVELALQVDLALAKSVAARPPEPATQRALWLTIAEHVITKNQDLREAMSFLTECPLLKIEDLLPFFSDVVTIDHFRDPICQSLQEYNCQIKELKAEMDEATQAAESVRADIKSFRNRSVCVSVSETCCLCEIALLLRPFYLFPCGHKFHSDCTRAQAIDILSPVRRNKLADLQRQLNVLSKIELSTITSSGLPLREVLRNEIDDIVANECIFCGEHMINCIDKPFIAEEDWDRVMKEWE from the exons ATGACTTCGATAATTGATCAAATGGAGCAGCACTCCCAAGTTTCGACGAGGTTCCCGGGGCCGGAGCCTATGACGTCCTCGGGCTACATCAACATGCAGCTCGAAGACAACACGCCCATGTTCTCAAAGCAGAAGATGAAATTCAACCCTACTGACTCTATCACTCATGTAGCGGTGGCGAGCGACTATTTGGTGCTAGCCATGGCCAATGGGAAACTGTTTCGAATGGATTTGAAAAGGCCTGATCAAAATGAGG AACTCCAATATTCAAAGTTTGTCCAACCAAACACTCGGCTGACAGGAATATTCCTCGACCCACTAGGCTACCACCTGCTCCTGGCCTTTGCCGCCAGAAACAAAGATGGTAACCCTGAACTCGTCTATTTACACCGAAGAAGCTCCAAACTCAAATCTGTCACAAAATCTAGGAACTATGAAGTGACAGAAGTTTGCTGGAATAATGAAAATACTTCTGAGGTTACAACGGGTCCCATTTTGCTTGGGACATCACAGGGACACATTTTGGAGACTGAGTTAGAAGCGGATAGTGATAAAATGTTTACGGCAAACCAGCAATATTGGCGACAG CTGCCTAATTACCTCCCGCTGTATGGAGGGAAGGAGATAGATGGTTTG ATATTCGACATAGTGGACAAGGACTCCAACCCCCCAATCACGGGCATTCAGTTCCACCGCGTGAACAACACCAGCAAGTTCTTCGTGTTCATCACGACCCCGACCAAGCTGTACCAGTTCATCGGTTTCGCTGTCACTACGGACGGCAAGCTGTCCCTACAGTCTATATTCCACAa GTACTTGACGATCCCGGAGACGGGTATTCAGGAGATACCTTCGAGCCTCAAGTACTCCAAACTGCAGTTCTACTTCGACCACAACAACGTGCCCAAGACCTTCGCCTGGCTCACGGGCCCTGGGATATTCTACGGACAG TTGGACCCGTCATCGCAGCAGAACTCCAACTCCCTGTTCACCCAGGCAGGCCTCATCAACTACCCCGACGACAAAGACAAGGACGACAAAGACAGAGCACCCCTCTCTTTCGTACTCACAGAGTTCCACGCCCTCCTCATGTACCCGGACCGCGTCAAGGCAGTATCGCTTCTCAACCACGAACTCGTCCACGAAGACATTTATTCCGAGGCCCATGGAAAATTAAAAAGCATAGTCAAAGATTTCAGAAAGAGAACCATCTGGGCCGTCACAGATAAAACTCTATTTAGATATAAAATTGTTAGAGAAGAACGAGATGTATGGAAAATCTATTCGGATAAAGAACAGTTTGATTTAGCGAAGGAATACTGCTTTAATAACCCAGCGTATATAGATATTATTAATGTCAAACAAGCCGAGTTGCTGTTCGCTAAAGCGGACTATGACAAAAGCGCAGAAATATTTGCAGACACGCAAAGCAGCTTCGAAACTGTATGCCTTAAGTTTCTAGAAGCAGATCAGACGAATGCCTTAAAAATATACCTGAACAGGCGATTAGAATCTCTAAATGAAGACGATAAGACTCTAATTTCAATGATAGTCATCTGGATTACAGAATTATATCTATCTCAGTTAGGTGTGCTAAGACGAACAGGGCAAGAAGATACTCAAAAGTATCATCAACTGCAAAGCGATTTTGAAGTGTTTTTAGTGCAGCCTAGAGTACAAAAGTGCATGCAACATGTCAAAAAGGTTATATACGATCTTATGTCTTCCCACGGCGATAAGCAGAACTTAATCAAACTAACAATTTTAAATGAAGACTACGAAAACGTTATAGCGCAAAATATTTACAAGAAATCTTACGCAGAAGCATTAAGCACACTCTCAACTTTAAAGAAGCCCGATTTATTTTACCAGTTTGCTCCCGTTTTGATGGAAGAGGAGCCTAGATTGACAGTGAATACTCTAATCGCGCAAGGCACAAGACTGAATTACCTCAAACTACTCCCAGCTTTTCTGTCCTGTGAGAACGATGAAGCTCACGTGGGTGAAATCATGAGGTACTTGGAGTTCATAATGCAGAACTTCAACGTGAAAGACACGGCCATCCACAATTATCTGTTGACATTGTACGCGGAACATGACAAGGTCGCGCTCATGAGGTATTTGGAGAGGCAGGGACAAGATGCCGTGTTGGTGAATTATGATGTCCATTATGCTTTGAG ATTATGCCGCGAGAGAGAACTCCCCGAAGCTTGCGTCAAGCTATCCGCCTTATTAGGACTCTGGGAGGCGGCCGTGGAACTCGCTTTACAAGTGGACCTGGCGCTAGCCAAGTCCGTGGCCGCGCGGCCTCCCGAGCCCGCCACACAACGTGCCCTGTGGCTGACTATCG CGGAACACGTAATCACCAAGAACCAAGACCTTCGGGAAGCCATGAGCTTCCTCACAGAGTGTCCGCTCTTGAAGATAGAGGACCTACTTCCCTTCTTCAGCGACGTGGTCACTATCGACCACTTCCGCGACCCCATCTGCCAGTCGCTTCAG GAATACAACTGTCAAATAAAGGAATTGAAAGCAGAAATGGACGAAGCCACCCAAGCCGCTGAATCC GTTCGCGCGGACATAAAGTCGTTCCGCAACCGCAGCGTGTGCGTGTCGGTGTCGGAGACGTGCTGCCTCTGCGAGATCGCGCTGCTGCTGCGGCCCTTCTACCTGTTCCCGTGCGGGCACAAGTTCCACAGCGACTGCACAAGGGCCCAGGCCATAGACATACTGA GCCCAGTCCGCCGCAACAAGCTAGCCGACCTCCAGCGTCAACTAAACGTCCTCtcaaagatagaactgtctACTATAACCAGCAGCGGGTTACCGCTGAGAGAAGTACTGAGGAACGAGATCGATGACATAGTGGCCAATGAGTGCATCTTCTGTGGCGAGCATATGATCAACTGTATAGACAAGCCGTTTATTGCTGAAGAGGACTGGGACCGAGTTATGAAGGAATGGGAATAG
- the LOC134744384 gene encoding vacuolar protein sorting-associated protein 18 homolog isoform X3 translates to MTSIIDQMEQHSQVSTRFPGPEPMTSSGYINMQLEDNTPMFSKQKMKFNPTDSITHVAVASDYLVLAMANGKLFRMDLKRPDQNEELQYSKFVQPNTRLTGIFLDPLGYHLLLAFAARNKDGNPELVYLHRRSSKLKSVTKSRNYEVTEVCWNNENTSEVTTGPILLGTSQGHILETELEADSDKMFTANQQYWRQIFDIVDKDSNPPITGIQFHRVNNTSKFFVFITTPTKLYQFIGFAVTTDGKLSLQSIFHKYLTIPETGIQEIPSSLKYSKLQFYFDHNNVPKTFAWLTGPGIFYGQLDPSSQQNSNSLFTQAGLINYPDDKDKDDKDRAPLSFVLTEFHALLMYPDRVKAVSLLNHELVHEDIYSEAHGKLKSIVKDFRKRTIWAVTDKTLFRYKIVREERDVWKIYSDKEQFDLAKEYCFNNPAYIDIINVKQAELLFAKADYDKSAEIFADTQSSFETVCLKFLEADQTNALKIYLNRRLESLNEDDKTLISMIVIWITELYLSQLGVLRRTGQEDTQKYHQLQSDFEVFLVQPRVQKCMQHVKKVIYDLMSSHGDKQNLIKLTILNEDYENVIAQNIYKKSYAEALSTLSTLKKPDLFYQFAPVLMEEEPRLTVNTLIAQGTRLNYLKLLPAFLSCENDEAHVGEIMRYLEFIMQNFNVKDTAIHNYLLTLYAEHDKVALMRYLERQGQDAVLVNYDVHYALRLCRERELPEACVKLSALLGLWEAAVELALQVDLALAKSVAARPPEPATQRALWLTIAEHVITKNQDLREAMSFLTECPLLKIEDLLPFFSDVVTIDHFRDPICQSLQEYNCQIKELKAEMDEATQAAESVRADIKSFRNRSVCVSVSETCCLCEIALLLRPFYLFPCGHKFHSDCTRAQAIDILSPVRRNKLADLQRQLNVLSKIELSTITSSGLPLREVLRNEIDDIVANECIFCGEHMINCIDKPFIAEEDWDRVMKEWE, encoded by the exons ATGACTTCGATAATTGATCAAATGGAGCAGCACTCCCAAGTTTCGACGAGGTTCCCGGGGCCGGAGCCTATGACGTCCTCGGGCTACATCAACATGCAGCTCGAAGACAACACGCCCATGTTCTCAAAGCAGAAGATGAAATTCAACCCTACTGACTCTATCACTCATGTAGCGGTGGCGAGCGACTATTTGGTGCTAGCCATGGCCAATGGGAAACTGTTTCGAATGGATTTGAAAAGGCCTGATCAAAATGAGG AACTCCAATATTCAAAGTTTGTCCAACCAAACACTCGGCTGACAGGAATATTCCTCGACCCACTAGGCTACCACCTGCTCCTGGCCTTTGCCGCCAGAAACAAAGATGGTAACCCTGAACTCGTCTATTTACACCGAAGAAGCTCCAAACTCAAATCTGTCACAAAATCTAGGAACTATGAAGTGACAGAAGTTTGCTGGAATAATGAAAATACTTCTGAGGTTACAACGGGTCCCATTTTGCTTGGGACATCACAGGGACACATTTTGGAGACTGAGTTAGAAGCGGATAGTGATAAAATGTTTACGGCAAACCAGCAATATTGGCGACAG ATATTCGACATAGTGGACAAGGACTCCAACCCCCCAATCACGGGCATTCAGTTCCACCGCGTGAACAACACCAGCAAGTTCTTCGTGTTCATCACGACCCCGACCAAGCTGTACCAGTTCATCGGTTTCGCTGTCACTACGGACGGCAAGCTGTCCCTACAGTCTATATTCCACAa GTACTTGACGATCCCGGAGACGGGTATTCAGGAGATACCTTCGAGCCTCAAGTACTCCAAACTGCAGTTCTACTTCGACCACAACAACGTGCCCAAGACCTTCGCCTGGCTCACGGGCCCTGGGATATTCTACGGACAG TTGGACCCGTCATCGCAGCAGAACTCCAACTCCCTGTTCACCCAGGCAGGCCTCATCAACTACCCCGACGACAAAGACAAGGACGACAAAGACAGAGCACCCCTCTCTTTCGTACTCACAGAGTTCCACGCCCTCCTCATGTACCCGGACCGCGTCAAGGCAGTATCGCTTCTCAACCACGAACTCGTCCACGAAGACATTTATTCCGAGGCCCATGGAAAATTAAAAAGCATAGTCAAAGATTTCAGAAAGAGAACCATCTGGGCCGTCACAGATAAAACTCTATTTAGATATAAAATTGTTAGAGAAGAACGAGATGTATGGAAAATCTATTCGGATAAAGAACAGTTTGATTTAGCGAAGGAATACTGCTTTAATAACCCAGCGTATATAGATATTATTAATGTCAAACAAGCCGAGTTGCTGTTCGCTAAAGCGGACTATGACAAAAGCGCAGAAATATTTGCAGACACGCAAAGCAGCTTCGAAACTGTATGCCTTAAGTTTCTAGAAGCAGATCAGACGAATGCCTTAAAAATATACCTGAACAGGCGATTAGAATCTCTAAATGAAGACGATAAGACTCTAATTTCAATGATAGTCATCTGGATTACAGAATTATATCTATCTCAGTTAGGTGTGCTAAGACGAACAGGGCAAGAAGATACTCAAAAGTATCATCAACTGCAAAGCGATTTTGAAGTGTTTTTAGTGCAGCCTAGAGTACAAAAGTGCATGCAACATGTCAAAAAGGTTATATACGATCTTATGTCTTCCCACGGCGATAAGCAGAACTTAATCAAACTAACAATTTTAAATGAAGACTACGAAAACGTTATAGCGCAAAATATTTACAAGAAATCTTACGCAGAAGCATTAAGCACACTCTCAACTTTAAAGAAGCCCGATTTATTTTACCAGTTTGCTCCCGTTTTGATGGAAGAGGAGCCTAGATTGACAGTGAATACTCTAATCGCGCAAGGCACAAGACTGAATTACCTCAAACTACTCCCAGCTTTTCTGTCCTGTGAGAACGATGAAGCTCACGTGGGTGAAATCATGAGGTACTTGGAGTTCATAATGCAGAACTTCAACGTGAAAGACACGGCCATCCACAATTATCTGTTGACATTGTACGCGGAACATGACAAGGTCGCGCTCATGAGGTATTTGGAGAGGCAGGGACAAGATGCCGTGTTGGTGAATTATGATGTCCATTATGCTTTGAG ATTATGCCGCGAGAGAGAACTCCCCGAAGCTTGCGTCAAGCTATCCGCCTTATTAGGACTCTGGGAGGCGGCCGTGGAACTCGCTTTACAAGTGGACCTGGCGCTAGCCAAGTCCGTGGCCGCGCGGCCTCCCGAGCCCGCCACACAACGTGCCCTGTGGCTGACTATCG CGGAACACGTAATCACCAAGAACCAAGACCTTCGGGAAGCCATGAGCTTCCTCACAGAGTGTCCGCTCTTGAAGATAGAGGACCTACTTCCCTTCTTCAGCGACGTGGTCACTATCGACCACTTCCGCGACCCCATCTGCCAGTCGCTTCAG GAATACAACTGTCAAATAAAGGAATTGAAAGCAGAAATGGACGAAGCCACCCAAGCCGCTGAATCC GTTCGCGCGGACATAAAGTCGTTCCGCAACCGCAGCGTGTGCGTGTCGGTGTCGGAGACGTGCTGCCTCTGCGAGATCGCGCTGCTGCTGCGGCCCTTCTACCTGTTCCCGTGCGGGCACAAGTTCCACAGCGACTGCACAAGGGCCCAGGCCATAGACATACTGA GCCCAGTCCGCCGCAACAAGCTAGCCGACCTCCAGCGTCAACTAAACGTCCTCtcaaagatagaactgtctACTATAACCAGCAGCGGGTTACCGCTGAGAGAAGTACTGAGGAACGAGATCGATGACATAGTGGCCAATGAGTGCATCTTCTGTGGCGAGCATATGATCAACTGTATAGACAAGCCGTTTATTGCTGAAGAGGACTGGGACCGAGTTATGAAGGAATGGGAATAG